Proteins from one Mastacembelus armatus chromosome 16, fMasArm1.2, whole genome shotgun sequence genomic window:
- the ccn3 gene encoding CCN family member 3 → MTNLSGRTLFIFFFTAQVFTLVWSQVCPRRCQCPKEPPICHPGVPLILDDCACCLVCARQTGQVCSEMSPCDTRKGLRCDYAANIHKRTGICTAHKGQVCILDGSVYQNGQTFFPSCKYQCMCRDGQIVCVPRCNVDVMLPGPDCPMPRRVQVPGECCEKWVCEPQADASALGGFAMAAYRLEETASFDSWDPSLNCIEQTTEWGACSQTCGMGVSTRVTNKNRQCEMVKQSRLCVIRPCEHLQAQAQLTQLAPMRGSTCQRVVRSDKAIYLSYKNCTSVQAYKTRYCGSCTDGRCCTPHRTKTALVEFQCANGRPIRRPVMVILTCACHSHCPRDNTMWPPSELGYSSMRL, encoded by the exons ATGACCAATCTGTCAGGGAGAACTCTATTTATCTTCTTCTTTACAGCACAG GTGTTTACATTAGTCTGGTCCCAGGTGTGTCCTCGCAGATGCCAGTGCCCCAAGGAGCCCCCCATATGTCACCCTGGGGTGCCCCTGATCCTTGATGATTGTGCCTGCTGCCTGGTGTGTGCTCGTCAGACGGGACAGGTTTGCTCTGAAATGAGCCCTTGTGACACACGTAAAGGGCTGCGGTGCGATTATGCAGCTAATATCCACAAGAGAACTGGTATTTGCACTG CTCACAAAGGACAAGTGTGTATTTTGGATGGTTCTGTCTACCAGAATGGTCAGACCTTCTTCCCCAGCTGTAAGTACCAGTGTATGTGCCGTGATGGACAAATCGTCTGTGTGCCGCGTTGCAACGTAGATGTAATGCTGCCTGGGCCAGACTGCCCCATGCCACGGAGGGTCCAGGTGCCTGGAGAGTGCTGTGAGAAGTGGGTGTGTGAGCCCCAGGCCGATGCCAGTGCACTGGGAGGCTTTGCCATGGCAG CCTATCGTCTGGAGGAAACAGCGAGCTTTGATAGTTGGGATCCCAGCCTGAACTGCATTGAGCAGACCACAGAGTGGGGGGCCTGCTCTCAAACCTGTGGCATGGGAGTGTCCACCAGGGTCACAAACAAGAATCGTCAGTGTGAGATGGTGAAGCAGAGTCGACTGTGTGTGATCAGACCCTGTGAACACCTGCAAGCCCAGGCGCAGCTCACACAGCTGGCACCAATG AGAGGCAGTACGTGCCAGAGGGTTGTGAGGAGTGACAAAGCCATCTACCTCTCCTATAAGAACTGCACCAGTGTCCAGGCTTACAAGACTCGCTACTGCGGCTCTTGCACAGATGGCCGCTGCTGTACGCCCCACAGAACCAAGACCGCCCTCGTGGAGTTCCAGTGTGCCAATGGTAGACCTATCAGGAGGCCAGTCATGGTGATATTGACCTGTGCCTGCCACAGTCACTGCCCCCGAGACAACACCATGTGGCCACCATCAGAGCTGGGATACAGCAGCATGAGGTTATAG
- the LOC113122814 gene encoding E3 ubiquitin-protein ligase TRIM39-like encodes MVHTVQFLHSQTRRDIRAELSIQADMASASSLLSEDQFLCSICLDVFSKPVSIPCGHNFCKACISRHWQDKEECQCPLCNEKFNKKPKLCVNTTFRDVVENFKKLRVVAKNDLLVKPGQVPCDHCLGTKFKASKTCLVCLTSYCEIHLEPHRQVATLKEHKLIDPVLNLEKKICKKHNRMLELYCRNDCTRVCILCTEHRTHHTVPLEEEYEEKKVQLEKKKLEAQKMIQERQKKVQEINEIMQFKRKDKDEAVENSLLVFNNLVISTQSQLAKLLNVIEEKQKAAERQAEVLVIELEKEISALQRRVHKLECNSHIEDHLQFIKSFLSCSSSSPQTKNWSDISISGQLYVEDLRRAVVELEETLTKETERASQEFRVCCSKIIAEETIQKKAQPVTDLETLPEGVKLDTIRQQYTVDMTFDPHTANDLLLFSADSKSVRTSHLWWFENEGMHRFNRYAYVLGKKGFSEGRFYYEVQAARKTGWDLGVVRESIRGSKTLTPNPRSGAWIIRLRNNTELKALNNTPVKLAFTKKPVRIGVFVDYEKGLVSFYDVDAATLIYSFTDCLFNERIYPFFSPGPSEEGVNGAPLLLSPATESTVWKQLKDFLVLIFTVIALVLILQNE; translated from the exons ATGGTACATACGGTTCAGTTTCTCCATTCGCAGACAAGAAGAGACATCAGAGCAGAGCTGAGCATCCAAGCTG ATATGGCTTCAGCCAGCAGTCTTCTGTCTGAAGATCAGTTCCTGTGCTCCATCTGTCTGGATGTTTTCAGTAAACCTGTTTCTATACCATGTGGGCACAACTTCTGCAAGGCCTGTATCAGCAGGCACTGGCAAGACAAAGAGGAGTGTCAGTGTCCACTGTGCAATGAGAAGTTTAACAAAAAACCCAAACTTTGTGTCAACACCACTTTCAGAGATGTTGTGGAGAATTTCAAGAAACTTCGTGTTGTAGCTAAAAATGATTTGCTAGTCAAACCAGGGCAGGTCCCATGTGACCACTGCCTTGGCACCAAGTTCAAAGCCTCTAAAACCTGTTTGGTGTGTTTGACCTCTTATTGTGAAATACATCTAGAGCCTCATCGGCAAGTTGCCACCTTAAAAGAACACAAACTTATTGATCCTGTGCTGAATCTGGAGAAGAAGATATGCAAGAAACACAACAGGATGCTGGAGCTCTACTGCAGGAATGACTGTACCCGTGTTTGCATCCTGTGTACGGAGCATCGCACTCACCACACAGTCCCTTTAGAGGAGGAGTATGAGGAGAAGAAGGTGCAGCTAGAGAAGAAAAAGCTGGAAGCACAGAAAATGATACAAGAGCGTCAGAAAAAGGTTCAGGAgataaatgaaataatgcagTTCAAGAGGAAAGACAAAGATGAAGCTGTAGAAAACAGTCTTCTAGTCTTCAATAATTTGGTTATCTCGACTCAAAGTCAACTGGCCAAGCTGCTGAATGTGattgaagagaaacagaaagcagctgAAAGACAGGCTGAGGTGCTGGTCATAGAGCTGGAAAAAGAGATCAGTGCACTCCAGAGGAGAGTCCATAAACTGGAGTGCAATTCACACATTGAAGACCACCTCCAGTTCATCAAAAGCTTCCTGTCCTGCTCCTCGTCCTCTCCACAGACCAAGAACTGGTCTGATATCAGTATCAGTGGTCAGCTGTATGTCGAGGACCTGAGGAGAGCTGTGGTTGAGCTGGAGGAGACACTCACCAAAGAAACTGAGCGAGCAAGTCAAGAATTCAGGGTGTGCTGTAGTAAAATCATCGCTGAAGAAACAATTCAAAAGAAGGCACAGCCAGTCACAGATCTAGAGACCCTGCCTGAAGGTGTCAAGTTGGACACAATCCGGCAGCAATATACAGTGGACATGACATTTGACCCACACACTGCAAACGACCTGCTCCTATTTTCAGCAGATTCAAAATCGGTGAGAACCTCTCACCTTTGGTGGTTTGAAAATGAAGGCATGCACAGATTCAACAGATACGCCTATGTCCTGGGAAAAAAGGGCTTTTCTGAAGGGAGATTCTACTACGAGGTTCAGGCCGCAAGGAAGACTGGCTGGGATCTGGGAGTCGTAAGAGAGTCGATACGTGGAAGCAAGACACTCACACCAAATCCCAGGAGTGGAGCCTGGATCATTAGGTTGAGAAACAACACAGAACTCAAGGCTTTGAATAATACCCCTGTCAAACTTGCCTTCACAAAGAAACCTGTGAGAATTGGGGTGTTTGTAGATTATGAGAAGGGATTAGTTTCCTTCTATGATGTGGATGCTGCAACTCTGATCTACTCTTTTACTGACTGCCTGTTTAATGAGAGAATCTACCCCTTCTTCAGCCCTGGCCCCTCTGAGGAGGGCGTAAATGGTGCCCCTCTTCTTCTCTCACCTGCAACAGAGTCAACTGTGTGGAAACAATTAAAAGACTTCTTAGTGCTAATTTTTACCGTCATTGCCctggttttaattttacaaaatgaatga